The Pricia mediterranea genome includes a window with the following:
- a CDS encoding TonB-dependent receptor, producing MKHVAVIVMFLASCIAMNAQQVTVTGKVIDQDGAGLAGATVYAVEISVGATADMDGNYQLTVPAGNLLIEASYVGFSPSSKNVEVSEGVTVDFTLSQGQALEEVVVYSGSKKAEKLTNSTATVITIGAREIERYAGNPAELLARKKGVDYFRAGIAAPAFNIRGFNSNFNSKNLQVVDNRISSLIATGLPMGPLTTTIKEDIEQVELILGPNATLYGPNAHNGLINTITKDPRRHQGLTVAGNIGVNGDGNAYYSGRLRYAKKFNDKWAFKATGEYTKATEFIYADSVYIDRKAADGSPGADGVKEAYRELELDNDVEFFKTEASAYFTPKAGTDLIATYGHSNSTYLSPTNVGRNQIIDWRINVFQLRFNTKNFFAQTYLTTSKTDDTYSIDDRTKRYYAGIDAGLSPEEAAGEYSYETGARFKDDSKRWNAEVQYNNTFFESLELITGLQYQKDMANSLGTYLLDQNEDDSIDVSQIGGYLHLNYDFGSGFKALAAARVDNHDIYGTNFIPKLGLSKELEKGSFRLTYGQGIAAPTILNMYGNLFSGLILGNAEGFTLADGSKIDPQDVEKVTTYEIGYRGTLAENLYTDVNAYYNVNKDFLSPVTVIGVATERGDTPIEEVQAGYAGLNGLVATYINFGEVNTYGADLSLTYSISPEWSMTANYSYFDYSFDEDNSDNDFNNDGEVNFLDFLVNAPKNKGGLGLNYYGSRFFGSIFGRAVQQYNYFSSFQIASETIPGMTYRGVPIVEDAPSGDSYNYGPLGGFVTFDLNIGYKVSDKVTISLAATNLFNNELREFTAAPPTKGLYVLETKIHLD from the coding sequence ATGAAACATGTAGCAGTAATCGTGATGTTCTTGGCCAGCTGTATCGCCATGAACGCACAGCAAGTGACGGTCACCGGAAAAGTAATCGACCAAGATGGGGCCGGACTCGCCGGCGCTACGGTCTATGCCGTTGAAATCAGCGTGGGTGCGACCGCCGATATGGACGGGAATTACCAACTGACCGTTCCCGCGGGCAATCTTCTGATCGAGGCTTCCTACGTAGGCTTTTCACCTTCCTCGAAGAACGTGGAGGTGTCGGAAGGTGTTACCGTGGATTTCACACTGTCACAGGGGCAGGCCCTCGAAGAGGTGGTGGTCTATTCCGGCTCCAAAAAAGCCGAAAAACTGACTAATTCCACCGCCACGGTCATTACCATCGGGGCCCGTGAAATCGAACGCTACGCTGGAAATCCGGCAGAACTTTTGGCCCGTAAAAAAGGAGTCGATTACTTTAGGGCGGGAATTGCCGCCCCGGCCTTTAACATTAGGGGGTTTAATTCCAATTTCAATTCAAAGAACCTACAGGTGGTCGATAATCGGATTTCATCGCTTATCGCAACGGGACTCCCAATGGGCCCGCTGACTACGACCATTAAGGAAGATATCGAACAGGTCGAACTGATTTTGGGTCCGAATGCGACCCTCTACGGTCCCAATGCGCATAACGGACTGATCAATACCATCACTAAAGACCCCAGAAGACACCAAGGTCTTACGGTGGCAGGAAATATTGGCGTGAACGGCGATGGCAATGCCTATTACTCCGGCAGGTTACGCTATGCCAAAAAATTCAACGATAAATGGGCCTTCAAGGCTACCGGGGAATATACCAAGGCTACGGAATTCATCTACGCCGATTCGGTCTATATCGATAGAAAAGCGGCGGACGGCAGCCCTGGGGCCGATGGCGTGAAGGAGGCGTATCGGGAACTGGAGCTTGACAATGACGTCGAGTTCTTCAAGACCGAGGCCAGCGCTTACTTCACCCCGAAGGCGGGTACCGACCTGATTGCCACCTACGGCCATAGCAACAGTACCTACCTTTCGCCGACGAACGTGGGCAGGAACCAGATCATCGACTGGCGTATCAACGTATTCCAGCTGCGGTTCAACACCAAGAACTTTTTTGCGCAGACCTATTTGACCACCAGTAAGACCGATGACACCTACTCCATTGATGATCGTACCAAAAGATACTATGCCGGTATCGATGCGGGCTTGAGTCCGGAGGAAGCCGCTGGCGAGTATTCCTACGAAACGGGGGCGCGTTTTAAGGACGACTCCAAAAGATGGAACGCCGAGGTTCAGTATAACAACACCTTCTTCGAAAGTTTGGAGCTGATTACCGGCCTCCAGTATCAAAAGGATATGGCCAACAGTTTGGGCACTTACTTGTTAGACCAAAATGAGGACGATAGTATCGACGTATCTCAAATCGGCGGATATCTGCATTTGAACTACGATTTCGGCAGCGGTTTCAAGGCCTTGGCCGCGGCTCGAGTGGACAACCACGATATTTACGGCACCAATTTTATTCCAAAGCTAGGGCTGTCGAAGGAGCTGGAAAAAGGGAGTTTTAGATTGACTTACGGGCAAGGCATTGCCGCCCCGACCATTTTGAATATGTATGGGAACCTTTTCTCCGGCCTGATTCTCGGAAACGCCGAAGGATTTACCCTGGCCGACGGCTCAAAGATCGATCCCCAGGATGTCGAGAAAGTAACCACATACGAAATCGGTTATCGCGGTACTCTGGCAGAAAACCTGTACACCGATGTGAACGCCTACTATAACGTCAACAAAGACTTTTTGAGTCCCGTTACGGTAATTGGTGTGGCCACCGAACGCGGCGACACCCCAATTGAGGAGGTGCAGGCGGGTTATGCAGGCCTGAACGGCTTGGTCGCCACCTACATCAACTTCGGCGAGGTCAACACCTACGGGGCCGATCTTAGCCTTACCTATTCCATTTCGCCGGAATGGAGCATGACGGCCAACTACTCCTATTTTGACTATTCGTTCGACGAAGACAATTCCGACAACGATTTCAATAATGACGGGGAGGTGAATTTCCTGGATTTCTTGGTCAATGCACCGAAAAACAAAGGCGGTCTGGGATTGAACTATTACGGATCTCGGTTTTTTGGATCGATCTTCGGACGGGCGGTTCAGCAGTACAACTATTTTTCCAGTTTCCAGATCGCTTCCGAGACCATTCCGGGGATGACCTATAGGGGCGTGCCCATTGTTGAGGATGCCCCTAGCGGAGATTCCTATAACTACGGTCCCTTAGGCGGATTCGTAACCTTCGATCTCAACATCGGGTACAAGGTCAGCGATAAGGTGACGATCTCCCTGGCCGCCACCAACCTATTCAACAATGAGCTGCGCGAATTTACCGCCGCCCCGCCGACAAAAGGACTCTATGTTTTGGAAACAAAAATCCATTTGGATTAA
- a CDS encoding class I adenylate-forming enzyme family protein encodes MNNTLDWFRKWADYQPDKTAVKDAMSGRSLSYGDIDTAGNALAAHLRENHGIVMGDRVAIVAENHLAQVILFAVAQKTGIILVPINFRLAPREIEVLLTDSECKLAYTDGCVPTKELKVDTVFKDLASVYGFVRKEAPAVAEPELTENAPVFILYTSGTTGLPKGALYTHKMLFWNSINTTQSLSINNDTVTLNCMPLFHTGGWNVLLTPVLHRGGTIILFKKFDALAVLNCIVEEKLDLFMAVPTMLKMMTELPEFDTTDIGCLNYIVVGGESMPLKLIAIFHCKKVPIRQGYGLTEVGPNLTSLHQNDAERKQGSIGKPNFYVDVKILDESGETAEPDVPGEILIGGPMVTPGYWQNEAATHRAKQGRWLCTGDIGKIDAEGFIYVLDRKKNMYISGGENVYPAEVERALLAHPNVKEAVVIAAPHEKWGECGIAFLVSGTKISEKDIKGHCLENLAKFKVPFQFHFLDKIPKGDTGKIDRKKIQRDYLKGIPD; translated from the coding sequence ATGAACAACACTTTGGATTGGTTTCGAAAATGGGCGGACTACCAGCCCGATAAAACGGCGGTCAAGGACGCGATGTCCGGGAGGAGTCTATCCTATGGCGATATCGATACCGCTGGTAATGCCCTGGCCGCGCATTTAAGGGAGAACCACGGGATTGTCATGGGCGACCGGGTGGCGATCGTTGCTGAAAACCACTTGGCCCAAGTCATCCTTTTTGCCGTTGCCCAAAAGACAGGTATCATTCTCGTTCCCATAAATTTCAGATTGGCCCCAAGGGAAATCGAGGTCCTGCTCACTGATTCCGAGTGCAAATTGGCCTATACCGATGGTTGTGTCCCTACGAAGGAACTCAAAGTGGATACCGTTTTCAAGGATTTGGCCTCGGTGTACGGCTTTGTCCGAAAAGAAGCCCCCGCGGTTGCGGAGCCCGAACTGACGGAGAATGCCCCGGTCTTTATCCTATACACCAGCGGCACTACGGGCCTACCCAAGGGTGCGCTCTACACCCATAAGATGCTATTTTGGAACAGTATTAACACCACCCAGAGCCTCTCGATCAATAATGATACCGTTACCCTTAATTGTATGCCGCTCTTCCATACGGGCGGATGGAACGTGCTGCTGACCCCGGTGCTGCATCGCGGGGGAACCATCATCCTATTCAAGAAATTCGATGCCTTGGCCGTACTGAACTGTATCGTCGAGGAGAAATTGGACCTGTTTATGGCCGTGCCCACCATGCTTAAGATGATGACTGAATTGCCCGAATTCGACACAACTGACATCGGTTGTCTGAACTATATTGTGGTCGGGGGCGAGAGCATGCCGTTAAAGCTTATCGCGATTTTCCATTGTAAAAAAGTGCCCATCCGACAGGGCTACGGCCTTACTGAAGTCGGTCCTAACCTGACCTCTTTGCATCAAAACGATGCCGAACGGAAGCAGGGTTCCATCGGCAAACCCAACTTTTATGTGGACGTAAAAATTCTGGACGAGAGCGGGGAGACCGCCGAGCCCGATGTCCCCGGGGAAATCCTGATCGGCGGTCCAATGGTCACGCCCGGCTATTGGCAGAATGAAGCCGCTACCCATCGAGCAAAACAGGGCCGCTGGCTTTGCACCGGCGATATCGGAAAAATCGATGCGGAAGGATTTATTTATGTTTTGGACCGGAAAAAGAACATGTATATCAGCGGAGGCGAAAACGTCTATCCCGCCGAGGTCGAGCGGGCCTTGTTGGCGCACCCGAACGTAAAGGAAGCGGTGGTCATCGCGGCCCCACATGAAAAGTGGGGGGAATGTGGGATCGCGTTTTTAGTGAGCGGCACCAAAATTTCCGAAAAGGATATCAAAGGCCACTGTCTGGAGAATCTGGCCAAATTCAAGGTGCCCTTCCAATTTCATTTCCTCGATAAGATTCCCAAAGGGGACACGGGCAAAATCGACCGCAAAAAAATCCAACGGGACTATTTAAAGGGTATCCCAGACTAA
- a CDS encoding glycerophosphodiester phosphodiesterase family protein produces MFKNNLSMLLFLLSASCIGQELKLDSLLADFYDRPEIIMVAAHRAAHQRHPENSLAAVQESIRLGIDIIEIDLRMSKDGKFVLMHDSTVDRTTNGTGSVSDLRAHKLHR; encoded by the coding sequence ATGTTTAAAAACAATCTCTCTATGCTATTGTTCCTGCTGAGTGCATCTTGCATCGGGCAGGAACTAAAGCTAGACAGCCTACTTGCTGACTTTTATGACCGTCCGGAAATTATAATGGTCGCCGCGCATCGGGCGGCACACCAAAGGCATCCTGAAAATTCATTGGCGGCCGTACAGGAGAGCATACGACTCGGTATCGACATTATCGAAATCGACCTAAGAATGAGCAAGGACGGTAAATTTGTTTTAATGCACGATAGCACAGTCGATAGAACAACCAATGGCACTGGCAGCGTAAGCGACCTCAGGGCACACAAGCTGCACCGTTAG
- a CDS encoding CynX/NimT family MFS transporter, which produces MASVGPLIEDIRAATGLSNTLLGVLTTLPLLMFGVVSTLTPLFTRRFGIGGTLWGAMALLAIGIGIRSLTWMPALYFGTFLFGIAIAFGNVLLPGLTKRNFASNSGFITSMYSSVMAVGASLAAGVSVPLAQNAGLGWRGSLAVWSILALIAFFVWMPQVSRLTRARAKQSYRDAMKSLGKSRLAWKVALFMGLQSMTFYVILAWLPSILQGRGYDPSFSGWMLSLSQATGILGSLIVPFVAGKKRDQRGIVWFLMLVEIVGLVGLLLPDIGWIALWVSLIGFVLGGTFGLALLFIVLRSHNAESATELSGMAQSIGYLVAATGPMIFGSIFDLSGNWTYSLIFLFVIAALKLRMGLGAARPGKV; this is translated from the coding sequence TTGGCCAGCGTGGGTCCCCTTATCGAGGATATCAGGGCCGCGACCGGACTTTCGAACACCCTGCTGGGTGTTTTGACCACCCTCCCGCTCCTGATGTTCGGGGTCGTATCTACGCTCACCCCCTTGTTTACACGTAGGTTCGGTATCGGCGGCACGTTGTGGGGTGCCATGGCGTTGTTAGCGATCGGTATCGGTATCCGTTCCCTTACTTGGATGCCGGCGCTGTATTTTGGTACGTTTTTGTTCGGTATTGCCATCGCTTTCGGCAATGTGCTCTTGCCCGGATTGACCAAACGTAATTTCGCCTCCAACTCCGGGTTTATAACGAGTATGTATTCTTCCGTCATGGCGGTGGGAGCATCTTTGGCCGCGGGGGTCAGTGTGCCGCTAGCCCAAAATGCGGGTCTCGGATGGCGGGGTTCGCTCGCGGTCTGGTCGATTCTGGCCCTAATTGCTTTTTTCGTTTGGATGCCACAAGTGTCGCGGTTGACCCGGGCAAGGGCCAAGCAAAGCTACCGAGACGCCATGAAAAGTTTGGGAAAATCCCGATTGGCATGGAAGGTCGCCTTGTTCATGGGTTTGCAGTCCATGACCTTTTATGTCATTCTCGCCTGGCTGCCTTCCATTCTTCAGGGCAGGGGATATGATCCCTCGTTTTCCGGGTGGATGCTTTCCCTCTCCCAGGCCACGGGAATACTAGGGTCTTTGATCGTTCCTTTTGTAGCGGGAAAAAAGAGAGATCAGCGCGGCATTGTCTGGTTTTTGATGCTTGTGGAAATCGTTGGCCTAGTGGGCCTGCTGCTGCCCGATATAGGATGGATCGCCCTGTGGGTCTCGCTTATCGGTTTTGTATTGGGAGGTACATTCGGACTTGCGTTGCTCTTTATCGTGCTCCGCTCCCACAACGCGGAATCCGCCACGGAACTCTCGGGCATGGCACAGTCCATCGGATATCTGGTTGCGGCTACCGGTCCGATGATCTTCGGCAGTATTTTTGATCTTTCGGGGAATTGGACCTATTCCCTGATCTTTCTCTTCGTAATCGCCGCCCTTAAACTGAGGATGGGCCTGGGAGCGGCCAGACCGGGAAAGGTGTGA
- a CDS encoding sodium:solute symporter family transporter: MNEYYPILTLTSLVVFVGILCYLVIKSRAKDESIETYALGSKSFSSFSVALSLAASLTSAATFIINPGFIALYGVSAYLAFGVVMPLAIFVALVVLMKRFRQYGINVKSLTIADWVGKRYGSSFLKVFFGLLSALLITFIVLICVGITKVIAKALSADELTILIILVVVVFTYMLAGGANSMVYTNSLQAVMMIVVAVLLLGSGAEYFMAAGQESIMARLSAIDPHLVKTFNKSSPLFRDFFEVVVCNAIVGIAIVCQPHILTKSLLIKRDAQVNRFLMYSILLLVVFFSVVITGLYARLSFPDLMHGGEVLNMDGIIPAYVVDRFPIYVGILVILGLIAAGLSTLEGLIQAIPTTLTNDLIMPVLGRYGKNLKPIHINLGVTLFVALAAIGLSYEQLVNPSLSVGIFAQNGVYAFFSAAFVPVFFGIFTTTTNRFIPIVGSIVAIATHFGIYYLELTPYMEGATVRNPAVASAIALMASTAVGTAIYVVKPMKTKAYAS, translated from the coding sequence ATGAACGAATATTATCCGATACTGACGCTGACCTCTTTGGTCGTTTTTGTGGGCATCCTGTGCTATTTGGTCATAAAGTCAAGGGCAAAAGACGAAAGTATCGAGACCTATGCCTTGGGCAGTAAATCGTTTTCATCGTTTTCCGTAGCCCTTTCCTTGGCGGCATCCTTGACCAGTGCCGCCACTTTTATCATTAATCCCGGGTTTATCGCCTTATACGGGGTCAGTGCCTATCTGGCTTTTGGGGTGGTCATGCCGCTCGCAATTTTTGTGGCGTTGGTGGTATTGATGAAACGCTTTAGGCAATATGGTATCAATGTAAAGTCGTTGACCATAGCCGATTGGGTGGGCAAACGCTACGGATCGTCGTTCTTAAAGGTGTTTTTTGGATTGCTGAGCGCCCTGCTGATTACGTTTATCGTGTTGATCTGTGTGGGAATTACCAAAGTGATCGCCAAGGCCCTGTCCGCCGATGAACTGACCATCCTTATTATTCTAGTGGTCGTTGTTTTTACGTACATGTTGGCCGGGGGCGCCAATTCCATGGTCTATACCAACTCGTTGCAGGCGGTCATGATGATCGTGGTAGCGGTTTTGCTTCTGGGCTCGGGGGCGGAATATTTTATGGCTGCCGGACAGGAATCCATCATGGCAAGGCTTAGCGCCATCGACCCGCATCTGGTCAAGACCTTTAACAAATCGAGTCCGCTTTTCCGGGATTTTTTCGAAGTGGTGGTCTGTAATGCAATTGTCGGTATCGCCATCGTTTGTCAACCCCACATTTTGACGAAATCCCTACTTATAAAAAGGGATGCCCAGGTCAACCGGTTTTTGATGTATTCCATCCTCTTGTTGGTGGTTTTCTTTTCCGTGGTGATTACCGGTTTATATGCCCGGTTGAGCTTTCCCGATCTGATGCACGGGGGAGAAGTATTGAATATGGACGGAATCATTCCCGCTTACGTGGTAGATCGGTTTCCTATTTATGTGGGCATTTTGGTCATTTTGGGATTGATCGCAGCGGGACTCTCCACCTTGGAAGGCTTGATACAAGCCATCCCGACTACCTTGACCAATGACCTGATCATGCCGGTCTTAGGACGGTATGGGAAAAACCTCAAACCGATTCACATTAATTTGGGCGTTACCCTCTTTGTTGCCCTTGCGGCCATAGGTCTGTCTTACGAACAGCTGGTCAACCCCAGCCTGAGCGTGGGAATTTTTGCCCAAAACGGGGTCTATGCTTTTTTTTCGGCGGCTTTCGTACCCGTGTTCTTCGGCATTTTTACCACGACCACGAATCGATTTATTCCGATTGTCGGCTCCATAGTCGCAATAGCCACCCATTTCGGGATTTATTATTTAGAGTTGACCCCCTATATGGAGGGGGCCACGGTAAGAAATCCGGCCGTGGCGTCGGCCATCGCCCTGATGGCCTCCACAGCGGTCGGCACGGCCATCTATGTTGTCAAACCCATGAAAACCAAGGCCTATGCAAGTTAG
- a CDS encoding alpha/beta fold hydrolase, with amino-acid sequence MQVRLLLLTIIVLTAMPLMSQNIEHSELSLPKSNITLNYRQTGDGDNTIVLIHGLGSNSKAFRKNLSALAEKAVVVAPDLPGYGATELGSFVPGMANYAKVIAEFIELKKLENVTLVGHSMGGQIAMYLAAVQQPSWLTNLVLLAPAGLEQFTEDEKQWFHTTINDRLYLNMTDVQIEQNFNLNFFGNKLPEDARFMLRDRLELKEGAERYREYVSTIVKSIHAMLAEPAYDKIPDIQVPVLVVYGKNDMLIPNKILHPQLSLEKILKKLKEDYPNIKTEQLDRAGHFVLWDRNDAVNDFILEEIEK; translated from the coding sequence ATGCAAGTTAGACTCCTTCTTTTGACCATCATCGTTTTAACCGCTATGCCCCTCATGAGCCAAAATATCGAACACTCGGAACTGTCGCTGCCGAAAAGCAATATTACCCTGAACTACCGACAGACGGGGGACGGGGACAACACCATCGTACTGATCCACGGGCTGGGAAGCAATTCCAAGGCTTTTAGAAAGAACCTGTCCGCCTTGGCCGAAAAAGCGGTCGTAGTTGCCCCCGACCTTCCCGGGTATGGCGCGACGGAACTCGGTAGTTTTGTTCCCGGGATGGCCAACTACGCCAAAGTCATAGCGGAATTCATCGAACTAAAAAAACTGGAAAATGTCACTTTGGTCGGGCATTCCATGGGCGGACAGATTGCCATGTATCTGGCCGCGGTGCAACAGCCTTCTTGGTTGACAAACCTAGTGCTTTTGGCTCCAGCGGGCCTCGAGCAATTTACCGAGGATGAGAAGCAATGGTTCCATACCACGATCAACGATCGGCTTTACCTGAACATGACGGATGTCCAGATAGAACAGAATTTCAATTTGAACTTTTTCGGAAACAAACTTCCCGAGGACGCCCGGTTTATGCTACGGGACAGGCTCGAATTAAAAGAGGGTGCCGAAAGATACAGGGAGTATGTGTCCACCATCGTAAAAAGCATCCACGCTATGCTGGCCGAGCCGGCGTACGATAAAATTCCGGATATCCAAGTGCCCGTACTGGTGGTCTACGGCAAGAACGATATGTTGATTCCGAATAAAATCCTACATCCCCAATTATCCTTGGAAAAAATCCTGAAGAAATTAAAAGAGGATTATCCTAATATTAAAACGGAACAACTCGACCGGGCCGGCCATTTTGTGCTCTGGGACCGCAACGATGCCGTGAACGATTTTATCCTGGAAGAAATTGAAAAATAG
- a CDS encoding beta-ketoacyl-ACP reductase: MERLKDKVAVITGGANGIGKITVDKFLDEGAQVICWDINADAGKKLLAENEGKALKFEKVNTVNKAEVDQAVNDIITTYGRIDILINNAGITRDATLKKMTPDQWQSVLDVNLTGVFNCTQSISAHMVEKGSGKIVNASSVVGLYGNFGQSNYVATKSGVIGLTKVWARELGRKGINVNAVAPGFIATEMVETIPKKVIADLESKTPLGRLGKPEDIANAYVFLSSEEASFINGTTLSVDGGLVM, from the coding sequence ATGGAAAGACTAAAGGACAAAGTAGCCGTTATAACCGGTGGAGCGAACGGAATAGGAAAAATCACCGTTGACAAATTTCTGGACGAGGGCGCCCAGGTCATCTGCTGGGATATCAACGCCGATGCCGGAAAAAAGCTGCTGGCCGAAAACGAGGGCAAGGCCCTAAAGTTCGAAAAAGTCAACACCGTGAACAAGGCCGAGGTCGATCAGGCGGTGAACGACATTATCACCACTTATGGGCGTATTGACATTTTGATCAACAATGCCGGAATCACCCGGGACGCAACCCTTAAAAAGATGACCCCGGATCAATGGCAGTCCGTTTTAGACGTCAACCTGACCGGCGTTTTTAACTGTACGCAGTCCATCTCGGCCCATATGGTCGAAAAAGGATCCGGAAAGATTGTCAACGCCTCGTCGGTAGTCGGGCTGTACGGGAATTTCGGACAGAGCAACTATGTGGCTACCAAATCAGGCGTAATCGGTCTTACCAAGGTATGGGCCAGGGAGCTTGGCAGAAAGGGTATCAATGTAAACGCCGTGGCCCCAGGATTTATCGCCACCGAAATGGTAGAGACCATCCCAAAAAAGGTGATTGCGGACCTGGAATCGAAAACTCCTTTGGGCCGTCTGGGGAAGCCTGAGGATATCGCCAATGCCTATGTCTTTTTATCCTCCGAAGAGGCCAGTTTTATTAACGGAACGACCTTGAGTGTAGACGGGGGGCTAGTGATGTAG
- a CDS encoding 3-oxoacyl-ACP synthase III family protein: MKNAKIISSGMYVPELTLPNAYFNELLGEDVDTWLRENVHIYERRWCKENESTADLCESAALSALKNAQLKPDDIDLIIVATDTPEYVSPSTAAVLQYRLGNENAGTFDLNAACAGFVTATETATHYIRSGSVNNVLVVGAYAMSKYLDKADKKTVTLFADGAGAMVLTSTEEMNRGHQAGKLASQGQYADWMGIYGGGTKNPVSKDVLERNDHKLKFVKKFPAELNPQMWSDLARELSHRMKVGISEVDQFFITQININAIWETLRILDVDKNKAHTVMHDYGYTGSACIPMAFHEAWEQKKIKEDDLVFFIGSGGGLAFAANAFIL; encoded by the coding sequence ATGAAGAATGCAAAAATAATTTCCTCGGGGATGTACGTCCCCGAGCTCACCTTGCCCAACGCTTATTTCAATGAGTTGCTGGGCGAGGATGTCGATACCTGGCTTCGCGAGAACGTCCATATTTACGAACGTCGATGGTGCAAGGAGAACGAGTCTACGGCAGATCTTTGCGAAAGTGCCGCTTTGTCGGCTTTAAAAAATGCCCAGCTAAAACCGGATGACATTGACCTGATCATCGTAGCGACGGACACCCCCGAATACGTGTCTCCCTCTACGGCAGCCGTCTTACAGTACCGGTTGGGGAACGAGAACGCCGGCACCTTCGACCTCAACGCCGCCTGTGCCGGGTTCGTCACGGCCACGGAGACCGCCACGCACTACATCCGCAGCGGTTCGGTAAACAACGTGCTGGTCGTTGGCGCCTACGCCATGAGCAAGTATCTGGACAAGGCGGACAAAAAAACCGTTACCCTTTTTGCCGACGGGGCGGGGGCGATGGTCCTTACTTCCACGGAGGAAATGAACAGGGGCCACCAAGCCGGAAAACTAGCTTCCCAAGGACAATATGCGGATTGGATGGGCATTTATGGCGGCGGTACCAAAAATCCCGTTTCTAAGGACGTGCTGGAGCGAAACGATCATAAACTTAAGTTCGTTAAAAAATTCCCCGCCGAACTCAATCCCCAAATGTGGAGCGACCTTGCGAGGGAGCTTTCCCATCGAATGAAGGTCGGGATAAGCGAAGTGGACCAATTTTTTATCACCCAGATCAATATCAACGCCATATGGGAAACCCTTCGTATCTTGGATGTTGATAAAAATAAGGCCCACACCGTGATGCACGATTACGGCTATACGGGATCGGCCTGCATCCCGATGGCCTTTCACGAGGCCTGGGAACAAAAGAAAATAAAGGAGGACGACCTCGTTTTTTTCATTGGTTCTGGCGGGGGACTTGCCTTTGCAGCGAACGCGTTTATTTTATAA